Proteins encoded in a region of the Nicotiana tomentosiformis chromosome 9, ASM39032v3, whole genome shotgun sequence genome:
- the LOC104099073 gene encoding eukaryotic translation initiation factor 4E-1-like → MAEESEKLRVDEVEVADDGPEEGEIVGESDDTASYLSKEIKAKHLLENSWTFWYDKNTKSRQAAWGSFLREVYTFSTIEDFWGVYNNINHPSKLVTGADFHCFKHKIEPKWEDPVCANGGKWTMSFSKGKSDTSWLYTLLAMIGHQFDHGDEICGAVVNVRGKEDKIALWTKNAANETAQVSIGKQWKEFLDYSDSIDFIFHEDAERHGRGAKNRYTV, encoded by the exons ATGGCAGAGGAATCTGAGAAATTGCGGGTAGATGAAGTAGAAGTAGCCGACGATGGACCTGAAGAAGGAGAAATCGTGGGGGAATCAGATGATACGGCGTCGTATTTGAGCAAAGAAATCAAAGCTAAGCACCTGTTGGAGAATTCttggactttttggtatgataAAAATACGAAATCTAGACAAGCTGCTTGGGGTAGCTTCCTTCGCGAAGTTTACACTTTTTCCACTATCGAAGATTTTTGGGG TGTTTACAATAATATCAACCACCCAAGCAAGTTAGTTACGGGAGCAGACTTTCATTGTTTTAAGCATAAAATTGAGCCAAAGTGGGAAGATCCTGTATGTGCGAATGGAGGGAAGTGGACAATGAGCTTTAGTAAGGGTAAATCTGATACCAGCTGGCTATACACG CTGCTGGCAATGATTGGACATCAATTCGATCATGGAGATGAAATTTGTGGAGCAGTAGTTAATGTCCGAGGTAAGGAGGATAAAATAGCTTTATGGACCAAGAATGCTGCAAATGAAACAGCTCAG GTTAGCATTGGTAAGCAATGGAAGGAGTTTCTGGATTACAGCGACTCGATTGACTTCATATTTCAT GAAGACGCAGAGAGGCACGGCAGAGGTGCCAAGAATCGTTATACAGTGTAG